The window CGATCAGCACACCGTCCGCCCCCTCCGCCAAAGCCCGGCAGACGTATACCGGATCAACGGCGCCGCTGCACATCAGCCGGATAATCCGAACGTTCGGCGGGTACTGCAGACGGCTGGTCCCGGCTAGATCGGCTCCGGTGTAGGTGCACCAGTTGCACAAGAAAGCCACGATCTTGGGTTCAAACTCGGCGGACTCTCTGTCTGACCCCGGATCGGCTGCCATTCCATGGCTGCGAGCAGCGGGAGTTTCGTTCATGGGATTGCCACCTCCACCATCTGTGCTATCTCGCGAAAGGCGAAACCCCGCTGCTGGCTGGCCT is drawn from Anaerolineales bacterium and contains these coding sequences:
- a CDS encoding hydrogenase iron-sulfur subunit, which translates into the protein MNETPAARSHGMAADPGSDRESAEFEPKIVAFLCNWCTYTGADLAGTSRLQYPPNVRIIRLMCSGAVDPVYVCRALAEGADGVLIGGCHIGDCHYQEGNYKARRRVAVLHKVLESAGFDPERVWLRWISASEGKRFADTIREMTEAMRVKGPTPIRLAELA